In Pectobacterium aroidearum, the following are encoded in one genomic region:
- the tehB gene encoding SAM-dependent methyltransferase TehB: MQDLICYKKMPQWNSQTLPAAFQEKHNTQEGTWAKLTVLKGEMTFSMLTEDGETLETFHFSEQNQPPFVEPQAWHRIVSFSDDLECQLSFFCSAEDFYHKKYGLTRTHSEVINAVQHIKPGKTLDLGCGGGRNSLYLNLRGFDVTACDKHEQSIDSLNNIIKSEALEHIRAGVYNINLAEIKEQYDFILSTVVLMFLERDRIPHIISNMQDSTVNGGYNLIIAAMSTEDCPCPMPFSFTFKESELKNYYADWEILKYNEDMGELHKTDAHGNRIKLRFATLLAKKP; encoded by the coding sequence ATGCAAGATCTCATTTGTTATAAGAAGATGCCGCAGTGGAACAGCCAGACGCTGCCTGCCGCGTTCCAGGAAAAGCACAACACGCAGGAAGGCACTTGGGCAAAATTGACCGTGCTGAAAGGGGAAATGACCTTTTCCATGCTTACCGAAGACGGCGAGACGCTGGAGACGTTTCACTTCTCCGAACAGAACCAGCCGCCGTTTGTTGAGCCACAGGCGTGGCACCGCATCGTTTCTTTCTCTGACGATCTGGAATGTCAGCTCAGCTTTTTCTGCTCAGCGGAAGATTTCTACCATAAAAAATACGGTCTGACGCGTACCCATTCCGAAGTGATCAACGCGGTGCAGCACATCAAACCGGGCAAAACGCTGGATTTAGGCTGCGGCGGCGGGCGTAACTCGCTGTATCTGAACCTGCGCGGATTTGATGTAACCGCCTGCGATAAACACGAACAGAGCATTGATTCGCTGAATAACATCATCAAGAGCGAAGCGCTGGAACACATTCGGGCGGGTGTTTACAACATCAATCTGGCGGAAATCAAAGAGCAGTATGACTTCATTCTGTCGACCGTCGTGCTGATGTTTCTGGAACGTGACCGGATTCCGCACATCATCAGCAATATGCAGGACAGCACGGTTAACGGTGGCTATAACCTGATTATCGCCGCGATGTCGACGGAAGATTGCCCGTGCCCGATGCCCTTCTCCTTTACCTTTAAAGAAAGCGAGCTAAAGAACTATTACGCCGACTGGGAGATCCTCAAATACAACGAGGATATGGGTGAACTGCACAAGACGGATGCGCACGGCAACCGCATCAAACTGCGCTTCGCCACGCTTCTGGCAAAAAAGCCGTAA
- the ribB gene encoding 3,4-dihydroxy-2-butanone-4-phosphate synthase, with protein MNQTLLSEFGNPTERVERALDALRHGRGVLVLDDEDRENEGDMIFSAENMTVEQMALTIRHGSGIVCLCLTEERRQQLELPMMVEKNSSHYQTAFTVTIEAAEGVTTGVSAADRLTTIRAAIADNAKPSDLNRPGHVFPLRAQPGGVLTRGGHTEATVDLMTLAGLKPSGVLCELTNDDGSMAHAPEVIAFAKQHDMPVLTIEDLVAYRVAAERKAS; from the coding sequence ATGAATCAGACATTACTTTCTGAATTTGGCAATCCTACTGAACGCGTAGAACGCGCACTTGATGCATTGCGTCATGGCCGCGGCGTGCTGGTGTTGGATGATGAAGATCGTGAAAACGAAGGTGACATGATCTTCTCCGCTGAAAATATGACCGTTGAACAGATGGCGCTGACGATTCGTCACGGTAGTGGCATCGTGTGCCTGTGCCTGACGGAAGAGCGTCGCCAGCAGTTGGAATTGCCGATGATGGTGGAGAAGAACTCCAGTCATTACCAAACGGCGTTCACCGTAACCATCGAAGCCGCCGAGGGCGTGACGACGGGGGTTTCTGCCGCTGATCGTCTGACGACTATTCGTGCCGCAATTGCGGATAACGCCAAGCCGAGCGATCTGAATCGTCCTGGCCACGTATTCCCGCTGCGCGCCCAGCCGGGTGGTGTGTTAACGCGCGGTGGTCACACCGAAGCAACGGTTGACCTGATGACGCTGGCGGGCCTGAAGCCATCTGGCGTTCTGTGTGAACTGACGAACGATGATGGCTCAATGGCGCACGCGCCGGAAGTGATCGCGTTTGCCAAACAGCACGACATGCCGGTACTGACGATTGAAGATCTGGTGGCTTACCGCGTAGCGGCAGAGCGCAAAGCCAGCTGA
- the ubiK gene encoding ubiquinone biosynthesis accessory factor UbiK — translation MIDPKKIEQIARQVHESMPKGIRELGDDVEKKIRQVLQAQLTRLDLVNREEFDIQTQVLLRTREKIARLEQRLTELEAKLSAEEKPAAAPEND, via the coding sequence ATGATTGACCCAAAGAAGATTGAGCAAATCGCCCGTCAAGTGCATGAATCTATGCCAAAAGGCATCCGGGAATTGGGTGATGATGTGGAGAAAAAAATTCGTCAGGTCTTGCAAGCACAGCTGACCCGATTGGATTTGGTGAACCGTGAAGAGTTTGATATTCAGACGCAGGTTCTGCTCCGCACGCGCGAGAAGATTGCCCGTCTGGAACAGCGCCTGACGGAGCTGGAAGCGAAATTGTCTGCGGAAGAAAAGCCCGCCGCAGCGCCGGAAAACGACTAA
- the yjeH gene encoding L-methionine/branched-chain amino acid transporter yields MSEAKGLKQELGLIQGVGLLSTSLLGTGVFAVPALVAQLAQQDSLWAWPILILFVFPIAIGFAALGQHFPNAGGAAHFVNLAFGPRMARVTGWLFLSVIPLGLPAALQIAAGFWQAAFGWSDLGLLCVQLLTLGGIWLLGLRSAGSSANIQIIIAMLVVGLVVAIWWQGDITPAHILWPSVQELSWSNTFGALAVMFWCFVGLEAFAHMATEFRVPERDFPRALLIGMLVAGAVYWGCTVAVLHFKAYGEGIAATASLPGIVVQLFGEHALWVACFVGYLACFASVNIYTQGFARLVWSQAPKGSALAKLSAGQAPVNALSVVVTCCLVCCLLIYRIRLPLDMLIVYANGIFVLIYLLCMLAGWRLLKGRARVMAAIGGMLCCALLLVIGWKSLYALIMLAVLWLFLPRKQVELVSH; encoded by the coding sequence GTGAGTGAAGCAAAAGGATTAAAACAAGAGCTTGGCCTGATTCAGGGCGTGGGGCTGCTTTCTACCTCTCTGCTAGGAACCGGCGTGTTTGCGGTTCCTGCGCTGGTCGCACAGCTGGCGCAGCAGGATAGCCTGTGGGCGTGGCCGATCTTGATCCTGTTTGTTTTTCCTATCGCGATTGGCTTTGCCGCCCTGGGGCAACATTTTCCTAATGCGGGCGGCGCTGCACACTTTGTTAATTTGGCCTTTGGGCCGCGTATGGCGCGAGTAACTGGCTGGCTATTTCTTTCCGTTATTCCGCTGGGGCTACCCGCTGCTTTGCAGATTGCTGCCGGGTTCTGGCAGGCAGCATTTGGCTGGAGCGATCTGGGGCTGCTCTGCGTACAGTTGCTGACGCTGGGCGGTATCTGGCTGCTTGGCCTGCGCAGTGCAGGATCCAGCGCCAACATTCAGATTATTATCGCGATGTTGGTGGTGGGGTTGGTTGTTGCTATCTGGTGGCAGGGCGATATTACGCCTGCACATATCCTCTGGCCGTCGGTACAGGAACTGTCATGGTCTAACACCTTTGGTGCGCTGGCGGTGATGTTCTGGTGCTTCGTCGGCCTTGAAGCGTTTGCCCATATGGCGACGGAATTTCGGGTACCGGAGCGGGATTTCCCACGGGCTTTACTCATCGGTATGCTGGTTGCTGGCGCGGTTTACTGGGGATGCACGGTGGCCGTACTGCATTTTAAGGCTTATGGAGAAGGGATTGCCGCAACGGCTTCACTACCGGGTATTGTCGTGCAGTTGTTTGGTGAACATGCACTGTGGGTTGCCTGCTTTGTCGGGTATCTGGCCTGCTTTGCCAGCGTGAATATCTACACCCAGGGATTCGCCCGTCTCGTCTGGTCGCAGGCACCGAAAGGCAGTGCGCTGGCGAAGCTGTCCGCGGGGCAGGCACCGGTAAATGCGCTGTCGGTTGTGGTGACCTGCTGTCTGGTGTGCTGTTTGTTGATTTACCGGATCAGGCTACCGCTGGATATGCTGATCGTGTACGCGAACGGCATCTTTGTGCTGATCTATCTGCTGTGTATGCTGGCTGGGTGGCGCTTGCTGAAAGGGCGCGCCAGAGTCATGGCGGCAATCGGAGGCATGCTCTGCTGCGCGCTGTTGCTGGTGATCGGTTGGAAATCGCTGTATGCGTTAATCATGCTAGCCGTACTATGGCTGTTCCTGCCGCGCAAGCAAGTTGAACTGGTTTCCCACTGA
- the zipA gene encoding cell division protein ZipA → MMQDLRLILIVVGAIAIIALLLHGLWTSRKERSSLFRDRPVKRAKKARDETPLDELDEGVGEVRVKGARSQQNEPSFSSSSFDNASFDNQSFDNNSAREELRPEATSPFEHLSPASSYDPLLDEATPVDSPRSQVRGDSNPQVVNPRETPIQPSIDTPRESFAYDAPPSAPQQPAAHSLHEKVQPAPVQPQQPAEPVEPVAAKEAVLVLHVVAHQGGVIGGELLLQSLLQAGFQFGEMNIFHRHVNPAGAGPVLFSLANMVKPGSFNVDAMSEFSTPGVSIFMMVPSYGDASQNFKLMLQSAQRIADDVGGVVQDDERRMMTPQKVESYKARIRDVLKANA, encoded by the coding sequence ATGATGCAGGACTTGCGTCTGATATTAATCGTTGTTGGCGCGATCGCTATAATAGCGCTGTTACTGCACGGCTTGTGGACTAGCCGTAAAGAGCGCTCGTCCCTTTTTCGTGACCGCCCGGTTAAACGTGCAAAGAAAGCGCGTGATGAAACGCCGCTTGATGAGCTGGATGAAGGCGTTGGCGAAGTTCGCGTGAAGGGTGCGCGTTCGCAGCAGAATGAGCCGTCATTTAGCAGTTCGTCATTTGATAACGCGTCATTTGATAATCAGTCATTTGATAACAACAGTGCACGCGAAGAGCTGCGCCCGGAGGCGACATCGCCGTTCGAGCATTTGTCTCCCGCCTCTTCTTACGATCCTTTACTGGATGAAGCCACGCCGGTGGATTCTCCACGTTCGCAAGTGCGTGGCGATAGCAACCCGCAGGTTGTTAATCCCAGAGAAACACCTATTCAGCCGAGCATCGACACACCGCGTGAGTCGTTTGCGTACGATGCGCCGCCATCCGCTCCACAGCAGCCTGCTGCGCATTCGTTGCATGAGAAAGTTCAGCCTGCGCCTGTGCAGCCTCAGCAACCCGCTGAGCCTGTTGAACCCGTAGCGGCAAAAGAAGCGGTTCTGGTGCTGCACGTCGTGGCGCATCAGGGCGGTGTTATTGGCGGCGAACTGCTGTTGCAGAGTCTGCTTCAGGCTGGTTTCCAGTTTGGTGAAATGAATATTTTCCATCGCCATGTGAACCCTGCAGGCGCAGGGCCGGTGTTGTTTAGCCTGGCGAATATGGTTAAGCCCGGTTCGTTTAATGTGGACGCGATGTCCGAATTCTCGACGCCTGGTGTATCTATTTTCATGATGGTGCCGTCTTATGGCGACGCCAGCCAAAACTTTAAACTGATGTTACAGTCTGCGCAGCGCATTGCTGACGATGTTGGCGGCGTGGTGCAGGATGATGAACGTCGTATGATGACGCCGCAGAAGGTCGAATCCTACAAAGCCCGCATTCGCGATGTGCTGAAAGCCAACGCCTGA
- the cysZ gene encoding sulfate transporter CysZ has translation MSFEKPSYGNTAGQVRSGIHYFLAGWRLISLPGIRRFVILPLLMNIVLMGGAFWWLFTRLNDWIPQLMSHIPSWLQWLSYLIWPLAVLSILLVFSYLFSTIANFIAAPFNGLLAEQLEAKLTGQTLPDTGILGIAKDVPRIMKREVQKLAYYLPRAIVLLLLYFIPGIGQTVAPVLWFLFSAWMLAIQYCDYPFDNHKVGFSTMRQALRRHKVANMQFGALVSLFTLVPFLNLVIMPVAVCGATQLWVDRYRDLSATLPKKAP, from the coding sequence ATGTCTTTCGAAAAACCGTCTTACGGCAACACCGCAGGCCAGGTTCGCAGCGGAATACACTATTTTCTTGCCGGATGGCGTTTGATCTCACTACCGGGCATCCGGCGTTTCGTCATTCTTCCCCTACTCATGAACATTGTGCTGATGGGGGGGGCCTTCTGGTGGCTTTTCACCCGGTTAAATGACTGGATTCCCCAGCTCATGAGCCACATTCCAAGCTGGTTGCAATGGCTCAGTTACCTCATCTGGCCACTTGCCGTCCTCTCCATCCTGCTGGTATTCAGCTACCTATTCAGTACGATCGCCAACTTTATTGCCGCACCGTTTAACGGCTTGCTGGCGGAGCAGTTGGAAGCAAAACTAACCGGCCAAACGCTGCCGGACACCGGCATACTCGGCATCGCCAAAGATGTCCCGCGAATCATGAAGCGTGAGGTCCAAAAGCTGGCGTATTACCTGCCCCGCGCGATTGTGCTATTGCTTCTCTATTTCATCCCCGGCATCGGGCAAACGGTCGCGCCAGTGCTGTGGTTCTTGTTCAGCGCATGGATGCTGGCGATTCAGTACTGTGATTATCCCTTTGATAATCACAAAGTAGGCTTTTCCACTATGCGACAGGCATTGCGTCGTCATAAGGTCGCCAATATGCAGTTTGGCGCCTTGGTCAGCCTGTTTACGCTGGTGCCTTTTTTGAATCTGGTCATCATGCCCGTCGCGGTATGTGGGGCAACGCAGTTGTGGGTGGATCGCTATCGGGATCTGTCCGCGACGCTGCCGAAAAAAGCGCCATAA
- the cysK gene encoding cysteine synthase A yields MSKIYEDNSFTIGHTPLVRLNRIGNGRILAKVESRNPSFSVKCRIGSNLIWDAEKRGVLKPGVELVEPTSGNTGIALAYVAAARGYKLTLTMPETMSIERRKLLKALGANLVLTEGAKGMKGAIAKAEEIVASDPNRYLLLQQFSNPANPEIHEKTTGPEIWEDTDGQVDVFISGVGTGGTLTGVSRYIKNTKGKAIISVAVEPTDSPVISQALAGEELKPGPHKIQGIGAGFIPGNLDLKLIDRVEKVTNEEAISTARRLMEEEGILAGISSGAAVAAALNLLKEKEFEGKTIVVILPSSGERYLSTALFADLFTEQELQQ; encoded by the coding sequence ATGAGCAAGATCTACGAAGACAATTCTTTCACAATCGGCCATACGCCGCTGGTTCGCCTGAACCGTATCGGCAACGGACGCATTCTGGCTAAAGTGGAATCCCGCAACCCCAGCTTCAGCGTAAAATGCCGTATCGGCTCTAACCTGATTTGGGATGCAGAAAAACGCGGCGTTCTGAAACCAGGCGTTGAGCTGGTTGAACCGACCAGCGGAAACACAGGGATTGCTCTGGCCTACGTCGCAGCGGCTCGTGGTTACAAACTCACGCTTACCATGCCGGAAACTATGAGCATCGAGCGCCGTAAACTGCTGAAAGCGCTGGGCGCCAATCTGGTGCTGACCGAAGGTGCCAAAGGTATGAAAGGCGCCATTGCCAAAGCAGAAGAGATCGTTGCCAGCGATCCGAACCGTTATCTGCTGCTACAACAGTTCAGCAACCCCGCTAACCCGGAAATTCATGAGAAAACCACCGGCCCTGAAATTTGGGAAGATACCGACGGTCAGGTTGATGTCTTTATCTCTGGCGTCGGTACTGGCGGTACGCTGACCGGTGTCAGCCGCTACATCAAGAACACCAAAGGCAAAGCTATCATCAGCGTAGCGGTTGAACCTACCGATTCACCGGTGATCTCTCAGGCACTGGCAGGCGAAGAGCTGAAACCAGGCCCGCATAAGATTCAGGGTATCGGCGCAGGTTTCATCCCGGGTAACCTGGATCTGAAACTGATTGACCGCGTAGAGAAGGTGACGAACGAAGAAGCGATCAGCACCGCACGTCGTTTGATGGAAGAAGAAGGCATTCTGGCTGGGATTTCTTCCGGTGCCGCCGTTGCCGCAGCGCTGAATTTGCTCAAAGAGAAAGAGTTTGAAGGCAAAACCATCGTCGTTATTCTGCCTTCTTCCGGCGAACGTTACCTCAGCACGGCACTCTTTGCCGACCTGTTCACCGAGCAGGAACTGCAGCAATAA
- the ptsH gene encoding phosphocarrier protein Hpr, protein MFQQEVTITAPNGLHTRPAAQFVKEAKGFTSEITVTSNGKSASAKSLFKLQTLGLTQGTVVTIAAEGEDEQKAVEHLVKLMAELE, encoded by the coding sequence ATGTTCCAGCAAGAAGTGACTATCACCGCACCGAATGGCCTGCACACTCGTCCCGCTGCTCAGTTCGTTAAAGAAGCCAAAGGCTTCACTTCAGAAATCACCGTGACGTCCAACGGCAAGAGCGCCAGCGCTAAGAGCCTGTTCAAATTACAAACACTCGGCTTAACCCAAGGAACTGTGGTTACTATCGCTGCGGAAGGCGAAGACGAACAGAAAGCGGTTGAACATCTGGTCAAACTGATGGCTGAGCTCGAGTAA
- the ptsI gene encoding phosphoenolpyruvate-protein phosphotransferase PtsI, with product MISGILVSPGIAFGKALLLKEDEILINRKKISADQVEQEIERFLTGRSKASAQLEAIKKKAGETLGAEKEAIFEGHIMLLEDEEFEQEIIALIKDEHASADAAAFSVIENQAKALEELDDEYLKERAADMRDIGKRLLRNILNMTIVDLGDIQDEVILVATDLTPSETAQLNLDKVLGFITDLGGRTSHTSIMARSLELPAIVGTTNVTQQVKNGDYLILDAVNNQIYQNPTAEKIEELKAIQQQYNAEKYELAKLKDLPAITLDGHQVEVCANIGTVRDVAGAERNGAEGVGLYRTEFLFMDRDSLPTEEEQFQAYKAVAEAVGAQAVIVRTMDIGGDKDLPYMNLPKEENPFLGWRAIRICLDRKEILHAQLRAILRASSFGKLRIMFPMIISVEEVRELKAELEMLKAQLREEGKAFDESIEVGVMVETPAAAAIAPHLAKEVDFFSIGTNDLTQYTLAVDRGNELISHLYNPMSPAVLTLIKQVIDASHAEGKWTGMCGELAGDERATLLLLGMGLDEFSMSAISIPSIKKIIRNANYEDAKALAEQALAQPTAQELSNLVSRFIKEKTLC from the coding sequence ATGATTTCAGGCATATTAGTATCACCGGGTATTGCTTTTGGTAAGGCACTGTTACTGAAAGAAGATGAAATTCTCATCAACCGGAAAAAAATCTCTGCGGATCAGGTAGAGCAGGAAATTGAACGTTTTCTGACTGGCCGTTCCAAAGCATCCGCACAGTTGGAAGCTATCAAGAAGAAAGCGGGCGAGACGCTGGGCGCAGAGAAAGAAGCCATCTTCGAAGGCCACATCATGTTGCTGGAAGATGAAGAGTTCGAGCAGGAAATCATAGCCCTGATTAAAGATGAACATGCTTCCGCCGATGCCGCTGCGTTTTCTGTTATCGAAAACCAGGCCAAAGCGCTGGAAGAGCTGGATGATGAATATCTGAAAGAACGCGCCGCAGACATGCGTGATATCGGGAAGCGTTTGCTACGCAACATTCTCAATATGACCATCGTTGATCTGGGCGATATTCAGGATGAAGTCATTCTGGTTGCAACGGATCTGACGCCGTCAGAAACCGCGCAGCTGAATCTGGATAAAGTGCTGGGCTTCATTACCGATCTCGGTGGCCGTACGTCCCACACCTCCATTATGGCCCGTTCGCTGGAGCTGCCTGCTATCGTCGGCACGACCAACGTGACGCAACAGGTCAAAAACGGCGATTACCTGATTCTGGACGCGGTAAACAACCAGATCTATCAGAATCCGACCGCAGAAAAAATTGAAGAATTAAAAGCCATTCAGCAGCAGTACAACGCTGAAAAATATGAGCTGGCCAAGCTGAAAGATCTGCCAGCCATCACGCTGGATGGTCATCAGGTTGAAGTCTGTGCCAACATCGGTACCGTGCGTGATGTTGCCGGTGCTGAGCGTAACGGCGCAGAAGGCGTCGGCCTGTATCGTACCGAATTCCTGTTCATGGATCGTGATTCTCTGCCTACCGAAGAAGAGCAGTTCCAGGCGTATAAGGCGGTTGCCGAAGCCGTTGGTGCTCAGGCAGTTATCGTCCGTACCATGGATATCGGCGGTGACAAAGACCTGCCTTACATGAACCTGCCGAAGGAAGAGAACCCGTTCCTTGGCTGGCGTGCTATCCGTATTTGTCTGGACCGTAAAGAAATTCTGCACGCCCAGTTGCGCGCCATTCTGCGCGCATCCAGCTTTGGCAAGCTGCGTATCATGTTCCCGATGATTATCTCTGTGGAAGAAGTGCGTGAGCTGAAAGCCGAACTGGAGATGCTGAAAGCGCAGCTGAGAGAAGAAGGTAAAGCCTTCGACGAAAGCATTGAAGTCGGCGTAATGGTGGAAACCCCTGCCGCGGCCGCAATCGCGCCACATTTAGCCAAAGAAGTCGACTTCTTTAGTATTGGGACAAATGACTTAACCCAGTATACTCTGGCAGTTGATCGCGGTAATGAGCTGATTTCTCATCTCTATAACCCGATGTCCCCCGCCGTCCTTACCCTGATCAAACAGGTTATCGACGCGTCTCATGCCGAAGGCAAGTGGACGGGGATGTGTGGTGAGCTCGCCGGTGACGAACGTGCTACACTACTGTTATTGGGAATGGGTCTGGACGAATTCAGTATGAGTGCGATCTCTATCCCAAGCATCAAGAAAATCATTCGTAATGCGAATTACGAAGATGCGAAGGCGCTGGCGGAGCAGGCATTAGCTCAACCGACAGCACAAGAGTTAAGCAATCTGGTGAGCCGCTTTATTAAAGAAAAAACGCTCTGCTGA
- the crr gene encoding PTS glucose transporter subunit IIA, with product MGLFDKLKSLVSDDKKDTGSIEIIAPLSGEIVNIEDVPDVVFAEKIVGDGIAIKPTGNKIVAPVDGTIGKIFETNHAFSIESDSGIELFVHFGIDTVELKGEGFKRIAEEGQRVKKGDLVIEFDLALLEEKAKSTLTPVVISNMDEIKELTKLSGTVVVGETPVIRIKK from the coding sequence ATGGGTTTGTTCGATAAATTGAAATCTCTGGTTTCTGACGACAAAAAAGACACTGGCAGCATCGAAATCATTGCCCCGCTGTCCGGTGAAATCGTCAATATTGAAGATGTTCCTGATGTCGTATTCGCAGAGAAAATCGTCGGTGACGGTATTGCCATCAAGCCAACTGGTAACAAGATTGTCGCACCGGTAGACGGCACCATCGGTAAGATTTTTGAAACCAACCATGCGTTTTCCATCGAATCTGACAGCGGCATTGAGCTGTTTGTGCACTTTGGTATTGATACCGTTGAATTGAAAGGCGAAGGCTTCAAGCGTATCGCCGAAGAAGGCCAACGCGTGAAGAAAGGCGATCTCGTTATCGAGTTTGACCTGGCTCTGCTGGAAGAAAAAGCGAAGTCTACTCTGACACCAGTGGTTATTTCCAACATGGACGAAATCAAGGAATTGACCAAACTGAGTGGTACGGTCGTTGTCGGCGAAACGCCGGTTATCCGTATCAAAAAGTAA
- a CDS encoding ATP-binding protein, with protein sequence MMIRGRLFWKILLGFWLTFLVMSQLLWLAFSFYGERHKPLEEIVVSRIATMQTEMVAAALQHGGLGELNDVMSLLPQEEQKYISVTESPLPLSEQELISAPQTARMPGDDFVPDKRKAQRDSHIIKQVNGPAGKWYQIRYDAELLRSEFRPPRPVEFLNVPVPFVIIAGFGGLLFSSVLAWSLARPLSQIRAGFDQVAQGDLNVRLLPVMQRRHDEISDVARDFDSMVERLDSLASAREQLLHDVSHELRSPLARLQLAIGLIRQNPDNVENSLQRIEREALLMDKMIGELLTLSRTEHSGIEEAYFDLLGLVTAVVNDARYEAQVTGVEILLAADEDEDYTIKGNAELMRRAVDNVMRNALRFSAPEQQVSVSLIGNEHEWTIQVADQGPGVEKSKLSSIFDPFIRVDSPLSGKGYGLGLAITRKVVLAHGGHIEADNGEPRGLVIRLCVPRWKA encoded by the coding sequence ATGATGATTCGTGGAAGGCTTTTCTGGAAGATACTGCTCGGTTTCTGGCTGACGTTCCTCGTCATGTCTCAGTTGCTGTGGCTGGCTTTTTCGTTTTATGGCGAGCGGCATAAGCCGCTGGAAGAAATCGTGGTGTCCCGCATTGCGACGATGCAAACGGAGATGGTGGCGGCGGCGCTGCAACATGGCGGTCTGGGTGAGCTGAACGATGTGATGTCGCTGCTGCCGCAAGAAGAACAGAAATATATTTCCGTCACGGAATCGCCGTTGCCGCTGTCAGAGCAGGAACTGATTTCCGCACCACAGACGGCCAGGATGCCTGGTGATGATTTTGTGCCGGATAAGCGTAAGGCGCAGCGTGACTCGCACATTATCAAGCAGGTCAACGGGCCTGCCGGAAAGTGGTACCAAATTCGTTACGACGCCGAGCTGTTGCGTAGCGAATTCCGTCCTCCTCGTCCGGTCGAGTTTCTTAACGTACCCGTGCCGTTTGTGATCATTGCGGGGTTTGGCGGCCTGTTGTTCAGTTCGGTACTGGCATGGAGTCTGGCACGCCCACTCAGCCAGATCCGCGCGGGGTTTGATCAGGTTGCGCAGGGCGATCTGAATGTACGCCTGCTGCCGGTGATGCAGAGGCGTCATGATGAAATCAGCGATGTAGCGCGCGATTTCGATTCCATGGTCGAGCGGCTGGACAGTCTGGCCAGCGCGCGTGAACAGCTGCTGCATGATGTCTCCCATGAGCTGCGCTCACCACTGGCGCGTTTGCAACTTGCTATCGGGTTGATAAGGCAGAACCCGGACAATGTCGAGAACTCCTTACAGCGTATCGAACGTGAGGCGCTGCTGATGGATAAGATGATTGGTGAACTGCTGACGCTGTCGCGCACGGAGCATTCTGGTATTGAGGAAGCCTATTTCGATTTGCTGGGGCTGGTGACGGCCGTCGTCAACGATGCGCGCTATGAGGCGCAGGTTACCGGCGTTGAAATTCTGCTCGCGGCGGATGAAGACGAGGACTACACGATTAAAGGCAACGCGGAGCTGATGCGCAGGGCGGTTGATAATGTGATGCGCAACGCGCTACGTTTTTCCGCCCCCGAACAGCAGGTGTCCGTGTCGCTTATTGGCAACGAGCATGAGTGGACGATTCAGGTTGCCGATCAGGGGCCCGGCGTGGAGAAAAGTAAGCTTTCCAGCATCTTCGATCCTTTTATCCGTGTTGATTCGCCGCTGTCTGGAAAAGGCTATGGGCTGGGATTGGCGATTACCCGAAAAGTGGTGCTGGCGCACGGTGGGCATATTGAGGCGGACAACGGTGAACCGCGTGGATTAGTGATTCGCCTGTGTGTACCACGTTGGAAAGCCTGA
- a CDS encoding response regulator transcription factor — protein sequence MNILLVDDDVELGDMLCEYLNAEGFSTSRVLTGKEGVDGAMSGDYTAMILDVMLPDMSGIDVLRQIRKTQQLPVIMLTARGDNIDRVIGLEMGADDYMPKPCYPRELVARLRAVLRRYDDQPSTKRDESVAASGDLVLNPATRISEWRGQPFDLTASEFNLLELLLRSPERVVSKDELSEKCLGRRREAYDRSVDVHISNIRQKLSALPGSTMTIETVRSVGYRIR from the coding sequence ATGAATATTTTACTGGTCGATGACGACGTAGAGCTGGGCGATATGCTCTGTGAGTATTTGAATGCGGAAGGGTTTTCGACCTCTCGGGTACTGACGGGCAAAGAAGGCGTTGATGGTGCGATGTCGGGAGATTACACCGCGATGATTCTGGATGTCATGCTGCCGGATATGAGCGGGATTGACGTGCTGCGTCAGATCAGAAAAACCCAACAGCTTCCCGTGATTATGCTGACAGCGAGAGGCGACAACATCGACAGGGTTATCGGTCTGGAAATGGGCGCGGATGACTATATGCCTAAACCGTGTTACCCACGTGAACTGGTAGCAAGGCTGCGGGCGGTGCTACGTCGCTATGACGATCAGCCCAGTACAAAACGAGATGAAAGCGTGGCGGCCAGTGGCGATCTGGTATTGAACCCCGCAACGCGCATCAGCGAATGGCGTGGGCAGCCGTTTGATTTGACGGCGTCTGAGTTTAATTTGCTTGAGCTACTGTTACGTTCCCCTGAGCGGGTGGTGTCAAAAGATGAACTGTCCGAAAAATGTCTGGGGCGTCGTCGTGAAGCCTATGACCGTAGCGTGGATGTGCACATCAGCAATATTCGTCAGAAACTCAGTGCATTGCCGGGCAGCACCATGACGATTGAAACCGTGCGCAGCGTGGGATACCGGATTCGCTGA